Proteins encoded by one window of Moorella humiferrea:
- a CDS encoding DsrE family protein — protein sequence MNRLKVLFHVNESGRWQIVLVNIANFLNDVGQGNADIEVVANGEAVSIFGNRCLLAGSEGQGASCGTTANGSLVEQMKKLSEMGVNFVACRNALKGQSIDEDSLPNFLTVVPAGITEIATKQAEGYAYIKP from the coding sequence ATGAATAGATTGAAAGTTCTTTTCCATGTTAACGAATCTGGCAGATGGCAAATAGTACTCGTGAACATCGCTAATTTTTTGAATGATGTTGGGCAAGGAAATGCTGACATCGAAGTAGTGGCCAACGGTGAGGCGGTTTCTATTTTCGGGAACAGGTGCCTCCTGGCCGGAAGTGAGGGTCAGGGGGCAAGCTGCGGGACGACAGCTAATGGATCGCTGGTAGAGCAGATGAAGAAGTTATCGGAGATGGGAGTAAACTTTGTAGCGTGTCGGAACGCTCTCAAAGGTCAGTCTATCGACGAGGACAGCCTCCCCAACTTTCTGACAGTTGTACCGGCCGGCATAACAGAAATCGCCACGAAACAGGCTGAAGGGTATGCCTACATCAAGCCCTGA
- a CDS encoding TatD family hydrolase, whose protein sequence is MEGIVDSHTHVSLLPFEGLESMALAGVRKIIGCSMFFGATYAETLFDHFHQMLTLSTSNAAKNGIKLFVTVGIHPMGTPENWPRVIDALPSYLNMSDVVGLGEIGLHEGNKREQDVLREQLKIAKEYGVPVIIHTPPQHRVEITEKTIEIAATVGIEPGKMIIDHANLDIINLIEDFGAIPGLTIRPEGLTPHLLLNHLERFPRGVLNSDYSNLKPNDPLGVPRAVRYLELNGAPPEIIARIARYNAEELFGI, encoded by the coding sequence ATGGAAGGAATTGTAGATTCTCATACACATGTTTCATTACTTCCGTTTGAAGGGTTGGAAAGTATGGCTCTGGCCGGAGTAAGGAAGATTATTGGCTGTTCCATGTTTTTCGGGGCCACATATGCGGAAACACTCTTTGATCACTTCCACCAGATGTTAACCCTTTCCACGAGCAATGCCGCCAAAAATGGAATCAAGCTTTTCGTTACAGTTGGTATTCACCCCATGGGAACGCCGGAAAACTGGCCCAGGGTAATCGACGCCCTTCCATCCTATCTTAATATGAGCGATGTTGTCGGTTTGGGCGAAATCGGCCTGCATGAGGGGAATAAGCGGGAACAGGACGTCCTCCGGGAGCAATTAAAGATAGCCAAGGAATACGGGGTTCCGGTGATCATTCATACTCCGCCCCAGCACAGGGTAGAAATTACCGAAAAAACGATTGAAATTGCCGCCACCGTTGGGATAGAACCCGGAAAAATGATCATCGATCACGCTAATTTAGACATCATTAACTTAATCGAAGACTTTGGGGCCATTCCCGGGCTTACCATCCGCCCGGAGGGGCTTACTCCCCATTTATTGCTTAATCACCTGGAACGTTTCCCACGAGGTGTTCTGAACAGCGATTACAGTAATCTCAAACCCAATGATCCCCTGGGCGTCCCCAGGGCCGTGCGGTACCTGGAACTGAACGGAGCTCCCCCGGAAATC